A stretch of Nitrospirota bacterium DNA encodes these proteins:
- the tolR gene encoding protein TolR, giving the protein MKFNRERNVLSEINVTPFVDVMLVLLVIFMVTAPLLQQGIDVNLPKAKGKDLPPEERITLVVKKNRVIYMNDNPVSLSEMNKKLKAISKLNPNVFLKADKDVPYGFVVEVMGEIKEAGIEKLGMITEPKISLK; this is encoded by the coding sequence ATGAAATTCAATAGAGAGAGAAATGTTCTCTCAGAGATAAATGTTACTCCTTTCGTTGATGTTATGCTCGTATTGCTCGTTATTTTCATGGTGACAGCTCCACTCCTTCAACAGGGCATAGATGTGAATCTTCCGAAAGCAAAAGGAAAAGATCTGCCTCCAGAAGAGAGGATTACACTTGTCGTTAAAAAAAACAGGGTTATTTATATGAATGACAACCCTGTTTCTTTGTCAGAAATGAATAAAAAACTTAAGGCAATTAGCAAACTCAATCCAAATGTATTTTTAAAAGCTGATAAAGATGTTCCATATGGATTTGTTGTAGAAGTTATGGGTGAGATCAAAGAAGCCGGCATAGAAAAACTCGGAATGATTACAGAACCTAAAATAAGCCTTAAATGA
- the tolQ gene encoding protein TolQ, with the protein MKDSALQLILQAGLIVKGVLIILLFFSVVSWAIIFFKQRYFSKANKESEQFLRAFRTSRDVKSLYQATRSLTISPIANLFRSVYTDEVRKDKSETKRLLKRYGALESAKLEKYLNFLATTGSTTPFIGLFGTVWGIMNSFRNIGVSGAASLAIVAPGIAESLIATAAGLAAAIPAVIAYNYYLSMARRMIIEMEDFSEELFDFFNRENHEIQ; encoded by the coding sequence ATGAAAGATTCTGCTCTTCAATTAATATTACAGGCAGGGCTTATTGTAAAGGGTGTTTTAATAATCCTCTTATTTTTTTCTGTAGTATCATGGGCCATCATCTTTTTTAAACAAAGATATTTTTCAAAAGCGAATAAAGAGTCTGAACAATTTCTGCGCGCATTCCGAACAAGTAGAGATGTTAAGAGTCTATATCAGGCAACACGGAGCTTGACTATCAGTCCCATTGCGAATCTTTTCAGATCTGTATATACCGATGAAGTTCGAAAAGACAAAAGCGAAACTAAGAGATTGCTAAAAAGATATGGAGCACTTGAATCAGCAAAACTCGAAAAGTATCTGAATTTTCTCGCAACAACCGGATCTACTACACCATTCATAGGTCTTTTTGGAACAGTTTGGGGAATCATGAATTCGTTCCGGAATATAGGTGTTTCCGGTGCTGCTTCTCTTGCGATTGTAGCTCCTGGAATCGCCGAATCTCTTATAGCTACTGCTGCAGGACTTGCCGCTGCTATCCCTGCTGTCATTGCTTATAATTACTATCTCAGCATGGCACGAAGAATGATTATAGAAATGGAGGATTTTTCAGAAGAACTTTTCGATTTCTTCAACCGGGAGAATCATGAAATTCAATAG
- a CDS encoding YtxH domain-containing protein, protein MDEDYKKLAGVFLLGGLIGAVIALLYAPKSGRETRKDISKVARRVKKETSELIDDTIDNIHDFAGSIKDKVSDIIERGVELSESAKKEILKNLEHGQKVIEKQKKRITEAIGL, encoded by the coding sequence ATGGACGAAGATTATAAAAAACTGGCAGGTGTTTTTTTACTGGGCGGATTAATTGGTGCGGTAATTGCACTCCTTTATGCGCCTAAATCCGGCAGAGAGACAAGGAAAGATATTTCAAAAGTTGCAAGACGAGTAAAAAAAGAGACATCTGAATTGATAGATGACACAATTGATAATATTCATGATTTTGCAGGTTCTATTAAAGATAAAGTATCAGATATCATAGAACGGGGTGTGGAATTATCTGAAAGCGCAAAAAAGGAAATATTGAAAAATCTTGAGCACGGGCAAAAGGTGATTGAGAAACAGAAAAAAAGAATAACTGAAGCTATCGGACTTTAA